One window from the genome of Vespula pensylvanica isolate Volc-1 chromosome 11, ASM1446617v1, whole genome shotgun sequence encodes:
- the LOC122632863 gene encoding uncharacterized protein LOC122632863 isoform X2: MSLFKSLIFVKENGDFKLVEMMIVFVFDTSRCCKEEDDPAEAVMYFHPAWVSPTQRLALAGQLMGVNQFLATSFSPPHSISLQGGKFVFKKFGQYILAVGTDRNIHDWVLERRANTLESILKFFHCDLVKISESFNNDRNKFTEKLYQMFETYLPILQYSANLFSNIPVIKLPKSASNIFLEAIQILQYCQETNGIMGGALFYNNKVVATQLSADLTKQIVIMDPYRIKAPAERVDTEFHLPVGVQLLRVYIQEKQYTKLVQEANNERYFNSYLDSMAQKFSSQKKTMRKNSMKEPHLTKRDTSRIFTVPEEGELEPMHCNNGATSISSLPITAYSSPVKRKQEYKIEGYECTNPQTPSVCSTPLKDVNRVLHGSAVLICNMNDNADISKEKEVKELKEIKENMDDIPDVVKEALRCKHLNKLRNPSTRRKSWRSKDLIKRSLSTSDLEASLDKISPDIPLRTYTLGLPKLNKNLHINYDIDMLPNKLSEKNIFHTITDPCYPVFRSDGLPVSQALYEQYIASHYEELKDDSTTINNYTDNRFLNLSDSLNKLSKTNNESAAGDIKKDETAASFNMELDNKSKQESNRKAMSLPLKPLNILDNDDKRKSEPECNNEYNLLQKRKLEGLQLTPLMSKLTLLADERTSGFCSKETTPSEFRDIFGFSAATNQLLKQKLEAVSKETDKENESKLDESECIGATKDESNIVQIELFLCGHQNMVLVLLMENGTANNPDLIHSLWQTCIKTLGRLESQLQQCLDPLPSNENKELYSILSVDAEWDTIHRSGLWGVTELDIVSCLHDRFKQASNLTDVIVRTEDAVVFGNQCGQIEVFYQQAVAPNISGGLPTPADLMGTISLKAKRRLERDHGIVLL; the protein is encoded by the exons ATGTCTCTCtttaaatctttaatatttgttaaagaaaatggTGACTTTAAACTCGT GGAAATGATGATAGTTTTTGTCTTTGACACATCAAGATGttgtaaagaagaagatgatccTGCAGAAGCAGTTATGTACTTCCATCCAGCATGGGTATCACCTACTCAAAGACTTGCTTTAGCAGGCCAATTGATGGgtgttaatcaatttttagcaACATCATTTTCTCCACCACATTCGATTTCACTGCAAGGtggaaaatttgttttcaaaaaGTTTGGTCAATATATACTT GCAGTAGGAACAGACAGGAATATACATGATTGGGTTTTAGAAAGAAGAGCAAATACCTTGGAatcgatattgaaattttttcactGCGATCTTGTAAAAATATCAGAATCTTTCAATAATGATAGAAACAAATTTACTGAGAAACTATATCAAATGTTTGAAACTTACTTACCAATTCTTCAATACAGTgccaatttattttctaatattcctGTTATTAAACTTCCAAAG AGTGccagtaatatatttttggaaGCAATACAAATTTTACAGTATTGTCAAGAGACAAATGGAATTATGGGTGGTGCTCTATTTTACAATAACAA GGTAGTTGCAACACAATTGAGTGCAGATTTAACtaaacaaattgttataatgGATCCATATAGAATAAAG GCACCTGCAGAGAGAGTAGATACAGAATTTCATTTGCCTGTGGGAGTTCAACTACTACGAGTATACatacaagaaaaacaatatactAAGTTAGTACAGGAAGCAAATAATGAACGttattttaattcgtatttaGATTCCATGGCACAGAAATTTTCCTCTCAGAAAAAG acCATGCGTAAGAACAGTATGAAAGAACCGCATCTAACAAAACGCGACACATCACGAATTTTTACGGTACCTGAAGAAGGGGAGTTAGAACCAATGCACTGCAATAATGGTGCGACTagtatttcttctcttcctattACTGCATATAGTTCACCAGTGAAGCGTAAACAAGAGTATAAAATAGAAGGATACGAATGTACGAATCCACAAACACCAAGCGTTTGTTCTACACCTCTTAAAGATGTAAATAGAGTTCTACATGGATCAGCAGTTTTAATATGCAATATGAATGATAATGcagatatttcaaaagaaaaagaagtaaaagagttaaaagaaataaaagaaaatatggatGATATACCAGATGTTGTCAAAGAAGCACTTCGTTgtaaacatttaaataaactaaGGAATCCTTCTACCAGAAGAAAATCATGGAGAAGCAAAGATTTGATCAAAAGAAGTTTAAGCACATCTGATTTAGAAGCTTCTTTAGATAAGATTTCTCCTGATATACCGCTTAGAACATATACATTAGGATTAccaaagttaaataaaaatttgcataTTAATTATGACATTGACATGTTGCCAAATAAATTGTcagagaaaaacatttttcatacaATAACTGATCCATGTTATCCAGTGTTTCGTTCTGATGGATTACCTGTTTCGCAGGCACTGTATGAACAATATATAGCTTCACATTATGAAGAACTTAAAGATGATAGTactacaattaataattatactgaCAAtcgttttcttaatttatcgGATTCCTTAAATAAACTGTCTAAAACTAATAACGAAAGTGCTGCTggagatataaagaaagatgaaactGCTGCATCTTTTAATATGGAGCTTGATAACAAAAGTAAACAAGAATCTAATAGAAAAGCCATGAGTTTACCTTTGAAACCATTAAATATTTTGGATAATGATGACAAACGTAAATCAGAACCCGAATGTAATAACGAATACAATTTAttgcagaaaagaaaattagaaggCTTACAATTAACGCCTCTTATGTCTAAATTGACCTTACTTGCTGATGAACGAACCAGTGGTTTTTGCAGTAAAGAAACAACACCTAGTGAATTTCGTGATATATTTGGATTTTCTGCTGCAACGAATCAGTTATTGAAACAGAAATTAGAAGCGGTAAGTAAGGAAACagataaagagaatgaaagtaaATTGGATGAAAGTGAATGCATCGGTGCTACTAAAGATGAAAGTAATATAGTACAAATTGAATTATTCCTTTGTGGACATCAAAATATGGTCTTGGTTTTATTAATGGAAAATGGAACTGCTAACAATCCAGATTTAATACATTCTCTT TGGCAGACTTGTATCAAGACACTTGGCAGACTTGAATCTCAATTGCAACAATGTTTAGATCCCCTTCCatcaaacgaaaataaagaattatatagCATTTTGAGTGTTGATGCAGAGTGGGATACGATACATCGTTCTGGACTTTGGGGAGTTACAGAATTGGATATAGTATCATGTCTTCATGATAGATTCAAACAAGCCAGTAATCTTACTGACGTTATTGTTCG GACTGAAGATGCTGTTGTTTTTGGTAATCAATGCGGACAGATAGAAGTATTTTATCAACAAGCAGTAGCTCCAAATATATCAGGGGGTCTTCCAACACCAGCAGATTTAATGGGAACTATATCTTTAAAAGCTAAACGTAGACTTGAAAGAGACCATGGAATTGTATTACTAtaa
- the LOC122632863 gene encoding uncharacterized protein LOC122632863 isoform X3 yields the protein MAKEMMIVFVFDTSRCCKEEDDPAEAVMYFHPAWVSPTQRLALAGQLMGVNQFLATSFSPPHSISLQGGKFVFKKFGQYILAVGTDRNIHDWVLERRANTLESILKFFHCDLVKISESFNNDRNKFTEKLYQMFETYLPILQYSANLFSNIPVIKLPKSASNIFLEAIQILQYCQETNGIMGGALFYNNKYRVVATQLSADLTKQIVIMDPYRIKAPAERVDTEFHLPVGVQLLRVYIQEKQYTKLVQEANNERYFNSYLDSMAQKFSSQKKTMRKNSMKEPHLTKRDTSRIFTVPEEGELEPMHCNNGATSISSLPITAYSSPVKRKQEYKIEGYECTNPQTPSVCSTPLKDVNRVLHGSAVLICNMNDNADISKEKEVKELKEIKENMDDIPDVVKEALRCKHLNKLRNPSTRRKSWRSKDLIKRSLSTSDLEASLDKISPDIPLRTYTLGLPKLNKNLHINYDIDMLPNKLSEKNIFHTITDPCYPVFRSDGLPVSQALYEQYIASHYEELKDDSTTINNYTDNRFLNLSDSLNKLSKTNNESAAGDIKKDETAASFNMELDNKSKQESNRKAMSLPLKPLNILDNDDKRKSEPECNNEYNLLQKRKLEGLQLTPLMSKLTLLADERTSGFCSKETTPSEFRDIFGFSAATNQLLKQKLEAVSKETDKENESKLDESECIGATKDESNIVQIELFLCGHQNMVLVLLMENGTANNPDLIHSLWQTCIKTLGRLESQLQQCLDPLPSNENKELYSILSVDAEWDTIHRSGLWGVTELDIVSCLHDRFKQASNLTDVIVRTEDAVVFGNQCGQIEVFYQQAVAPNISGGLPTPADLMGTISLKAKRRLERDHGIVLL from the exons ATGGCAAA GGAAATGATGATAGTTTTTGTCTTTGACACATCAAGATGttgtaaagaagaagatgatccTGCAGAAGCAGTTATGTACTTCCATCCAGCATGGGTATCACCTACTCAAAGACTTGCTTTAGCAGGCCAATTGATGGgtgttaatcaatttttagcaACATCATTTTCTCCACCACATTCGATTTCACTGCAAGGtggaaaatttgttttcaaaaaGTTTGGTCAATATATACTT GCAGTAGGAACAGACAGGAATATACATGATTGGGTTTTAGAAAGAAGAGCAAATACCTTGGAatcgatattgaaattttttcactGCGATCTTGTAAAAATATCAGAATCTTTCAATAATGATAGAAACAAATTTACTGAGAAACTATATCAAATGTTTGAAACTTACTTACCAATTCTTCAATACAGTgccaatttattttctaatattcctGTTATTAAACTTCCAAAG AGTGccagtaatatatttttggaaGCAATACAAATTTTACAGTATTGTCAAGAGACAAATGGAATTATGGGTGGTGCTCTATTTTACAATAACAAGTATAG GGTAGTTGCAACACAATTGAGTGCAGATTTAACtaaacaaattgttataatgGATCCATATAGAATAAAG GCACCTGCAGAGAGAGTAGATACAGAATTTCATTTGCCTGTGGGAGTTCAACTACTACGAGTATACatacaagaaaaacaatatactAAGTTAGTACAGGAAGCAAATAATGAACGttattttaattcgtatttaGATTCCATGGCACAGAAATTTTCCTCTCAGAAAAAG acCATGCGTAAGAACAGTATGAAAGAACCGCATCTAACAAAACGCGACACATCACGAATTTTTACGGTACCTGAAGAAGGGGAGTTAGAACCAATGCACTGCAATAATGGTGCGACTagtatttcttctcttcctattACTGCATATAGTTCACCAGTGAAGCGTAAACAAGAGTATAAAATAGAAGGATACGAATGTACGAATCCACAAACACCAAGCGTTTGTTCTACACCTCTTAAAGATGTAAATAGAGTTCTACATGGATCAGCAGTTTTAATATGCAATATGAATGATAATGcagatatttcaaaagaaaaagaagtaaaagagttaaaagaaataaaagaaaatatggatGATATACCAGATGTTGTCAAAGAAGCACTTCGTTgtaaacatttaaataaactaaGGAATCCTTCTACCAGAAGAAAATCATGGAGAAGCAAAGATTTGATCAAAAGAAGTTTAAGCACATCTGATTTAGAAGCTTCTTTAGATAAGATTTCTCCTGATATACCGCTTAGAACATATACATTAGGATTAccaaagttaaataaaaatttgcataTTAATTATGACATTGACATGTTGCCAAATAAATTGTcagagaaaaacatttttcatacaATAACTGATCCATGTTATCCAGTGTTTCGTTCTGATGGATTACCTGTTTCGCAGGCACTGTATGAACAATATATAGCTTCACATTATGAAGAACTTAAAGATGATAGTactacaattaataattatactgaCAAtcgttttcttaatttatcgGATTCCTTAAATAAACTGTCTAAAACTAATAACGAAAGTGCTGCTggagatataaagaaagatgaaactGCTGCATCTTTTAATATGGAGCTTGATAACAAAAGTAAACAAGAATCTAATAGAAAAGCCATGAGTTTACCTTTGAAACCATTAAATATTTTGGATAATGATGACAAACGTAAATCAGAACCCGAATGTAATAACGAATACAATTTAttgcagaaaagaaaattagaaggCTTACAATTAACGCCTCTTATGTCTAAATTGACCTTACTTGCTGATGAACGAACCAGTGGTTTTTGCAGTAAAGAAACAACACCTAGTGAATTTCGTGATATATTTGGATTTTCTGCTGCAACGAATCAGTTATTGAAACAGAAATTAGAAGCGGTAAGTAAGGAAACagataaagagaatgaaagtaaATTGGATGAAAGTGAATGCATCGGTGCTACTAAAGATGAAAGTAATATAGTACAAATTGAATTATTCCTTTGTGGACATCAAAATATGGTCTTGGTTTTATTAATGGAAAATGGAACTGCTAACAATCCAGATTTAATACATTCTCTT TGGCAGACTTGTATCAAGACACTTGGCAGACTTGAATCTCAATTGCAACAATGTTTAGATCCCCTTCCatcaaacgaaaataaagaattatatagCATTTTGAGTGTTGATGCAGAGTGGGATACGATACATCGTTCTGGACTTTGGGGAGTTACAGAATTGGATATAGTATCATGTCTTCATGATAGATTCAAACAAGCCAGTAATCTTACTGACGTTATTGTTCG GACTGAAGATGCTGTTGTTTTTGGTAATCAATGCGGACAGATAGAAGTATTTTATCAACAAGCAGTAGCTCCAAATATATCAGGGGGTCTTCCAACACCAGCAGATTTAATGGGAACTATATCTTTAAAAGCTAAACGTAGACTTGAAAGAGACCATGGAATTGTATTACTAtaa
- the LOC122632870 gene encoding WD repeat and FYVE domain-containing protein 2: MAAEIKPAPGGNHDKFSSSRKPVLLSKLEGCNDDVNAAIIIPREDGVISVCDDRTVRVWLKRDSGHYWPSVCQYMAVGATSMHYCVETRQLFVGLENGNINEFVLEQDYNRMTGMREYLAHQARVSGVIYAPNCEWVLSIGRDKLFQLHCSNTGRKLGSYQTDAWYTALQFDAQSKHAFVGDYSGQIAMLKLDTNGVTFITMLKAHTGSIHTLAWDSEKQLLFSGSFDQSIIVWDIGGRQGTAYELQGHHNKVTALCYASTERVLLSGGEDAVIVCWDMAANRRETAPWVESDTCQACGRPFFWNIKAMMDQRQIGLRQHHCRHCGRALCARCTSQRTPIPSMGFEFEVRVCDPCHIQLKAANQTSLASFHDAKHSIIGMDLDAPRRRLLTIGQDRLIKIWDISALLQ; this comes from the exons ATGGCAGCAGAAATAAAACCCGCGCCCGGAGGGAATCACGACAAGTTTAGTTCCAGTCGTAAGCCCGTACTTTTGTCGAAATTAGAAGGCTGTAACGACGACGTTAACGCGGCTATAATCATCCCGCGGGAAGACGGTGTAATTAGCGTTTGCGATGACAG AACCGTCAGAGTATGGCTGAAACGAGATTCTGGCCATTACTGGCCAAGCGTTTGCCAATACATGGCTGTTGGTGCAACTTCTATGCATTACTGCGTAGAAACAAGGCAATTATTTGTTGGACttgaaaatggaaatataaat GAATTTGTTTTGGAGCAAGATTATAATCGTATGACTGGTATGCGCGAATATTTAGCACATCAGGCAAGAGTTTCTGGAGTTATATATGCGCCAAATTGCGAGTGGGTATTGAGCATAGGCcgtgataaattatttcaattacatTGTTCCAATACTGGAAGGAAATTAGGATCATATCAAACAGATGCATGGTATACTGCTCTACA ATTTGATGCACAATCTAAACACGCTTTTGTGGGAGATTATTCTGGACAAATAGCAATGTTAAAATTGGATACTAACGGTGTTACTTTCATTACCATGCTGAAAGCACATACAGGAAGCATTCATACTTTAGCATGGGATTCTGAGAAGCAGCTTCTGTTTTCTGGCAGTTTTGATCAAAGTATTATAGTGTGGGATATTGGAGGACGTCAAGGCACGGCATATGAACTTCAAGGCCATCA TAACAAAGTGACAGCACTTTGCTATGCAAGTACAGAACGTGTATTACTATCTGGGGGAGAAGATGCAGTGATTGTTTGTTGGGATATGGCTGCAAATAGGAGAGAAACAGCACCTTGGGTTGAATCCGATACATGCCaa GCCTGTGGGAGACCATTTTTCTGGAATATAAAAGCAATGATGGATCAGCGTCAGATAGGCTTAAGGCAACATCATTGTCGTCATTGTGGTCGCGCTTTGTGCGCTCGTTGCACTTCTCAAAGAACACCGATCCCATCCATGGGATTTGAATTTGAAGTTCGAGTGTGCGATCCATGCCATATTCAACTTAAAGCTGCCAA CCAAACATCTCTTGCATCATTTCATGATGCAAAACATAGTATTATTGGAATGGATTTAGATGCTCCACGTCGAAGATTATTGACTATCGGACAAGATCGCTTAATTAAAATATGGGATATTTCTGCACTGCTTCAGTGA
- the LOC122632863 gene encoding uncharacterized protein LOC122632863 isoform X1: MSLFKSLIFVKENGDFKLVEMMIVFVFDTSRCCKEEDDPAEAVMYFHPAWVSPTQRLALAGQLMGVNQFLATSFSPPHSISLQGGKFVFKKFGQYILAVGTDRNIHDWVLERRANTLESILKFFHCDLVKISESFNNDRNKFTEKLYQMFETYLPILQYSANLFSNIPVIKLPKSASNIFLEAIQILQYCQETNGIMGGALFYNNKYRVVATQLSADLTKQIVIMDPYRIKAPAERVDTEFHLPVGVQLLRVYIQEKQYTKLVQEANNERYFNSYLDSMAQKFSSQKKTMRKNSMKEPHLTKRDTSRIFTVPEEGELEPMHCNNGATSISSLPITAYSSPVKRKQEYKIEGYECTNPQTPSVCSTPLKDVNRVLHGSAVLICNMNDNADISKEKEVKELKEIKENMDDIPDVVKEALRCKHLNKLRNPSTRRKSWRSKDLIKRSLSTSDLEASLDKISPDIPLRTYTLGLPKLNKNLHINYDIDMLPNKLSEKNIFHTITDPCYPVFRSDGLPVSQALYEQYIASHYEELKDDSTTINNYTDNRFLNLSDSLNKLSKTNNESAAGDIKKDETAASFNMELDNKSKQESNRKAMSLPLKPLNILDNDDKRKSEPECNNEYNLLQKRKLEGLQLTPLMSKLTLLADERTSGFCSKETTPSEFRDIFGFSAATNQLLKQKLEAVSKETDKENESKLDESECIGATKDESNIVQIELFLCGHQNMVLVLLMENGTANNPDLIHSLWQTCIKTLGRLESQLQQCLDPLPSNENKELYSILSVDAEWDTIHRSGLWGVTELDIVSCLHDRFKQASNLTDVIVRTEDAVVFGNQCGQIEVFYQQAVAPNISGGLPTPADLMGTISLKAKRRLERDHGIVLL, encoded by the exons ATGTCTCTCtttaaatctttaatatttgttaaagaaaatggTGACTTTAAACTCGT GGAAATGATGATAGTTTTTGTCTTTGACACATCAAGATGttgtaaagaagaagatgatccTGCAGAAGCAGTTATGTACTTCCATCCAGCATGGGTATCACCTACTCAAAGACTTGCTTTAGCAGGCCAATTGATGGgtgttaatcaatttttagcaACATCATTTTCTCCACCACATTCGATTTCACTGCAAGGtggaaaatttgttttcaaaaaGTTTGGTCAATATATACTT GCAGTAGGAACAGACAGGAATATACATGATTGGGTTTTAGAAAGAAGAGCAAATACCTTGGAatcgatattgaaattttttcactGCGATCTTGTAAAAATATCAGAATCTTTCAATAATGATAGAAACAAATTTACTGAGAAACTATATCAAATGTTTGAAACTTACTTACCAATTCTTCAATACAGTgccaatttattttctaatattcctGTTATTAAACTTCCAAAG AGTGccagtaatatatttttggaaGCAATACAAATTTTACAGTATTGTCAAGAGACAAATGGAATTATGGGTGGTGCTCTATTTTACAATAACAAGTATAG GGTAGTTGCAACACAATTGAGTGCAGATTTAACtaaacaaattgttataatgGATCCATATAGAATAAAG GCACCTGCAGAGAGAGTAGATACAGAATTTCATTTGCCTGTGGGAGTTCAACTACTACGAGTATACatacaagaaaaacaatatactAAGTTAGTACAGGAAGCAAATAATGAACGttattttaattcgtatttaGATTCCATGGCACAGAAATTTTCCTCTCAGAAAAAG acCATGCGTAAGAACAGTATGAAAGAACCGCATCTAACAAAACGCGACACATCACGAATTTTTACGGTACCTGAAGAAGGGGAGTTAGAACCAATGCACTGCAATAATGGTGCGACTagtatttcttctcttcctattACTGCATATAGTTCACCAGTGAAGCGTAAACAAGAGTATAAAATAGAAGGATACGAATGTACGAATCCACAAACACCAAGCGTTTGTTCTACACCTCTTAAAGATGTAAATAGAGTTCTACATGGATCAGCAGTTTTAATATGCAATATGAATGATAATGcagatatttcaaaagaaaaagaagtaaaagagttaaaagaaataaaagaaaatatggatGATATACCAGATGTTGTCAAAGAAGCACTTCGTTgtaaacatttaaataaactaaGGAATCCTTCTACCAGAAGAAAATCATGGAGAAGCAAAGATTTGATCAAAAGAAGTTTAAGCACATCTGATTTAGAAGCTTCTTTAGATAAGATTTCTCCTGATATACCGCTTAGAACATATACATTAGGATTAccaaagttaaataaaaatttgcataTTAATTATGACATTGACATGTTGCCAAATAAATTGTcagagaaaaacatttttcatacaATAACTGATCCATGTTATCCAGTGTTTCGTTCTGATGGATTACCTGTTTCGCAGGCACTGTATGAACAATATATAGCTTCACATTATGAAGAACTTAAAGATGATAGTactacaattaataattatactgaCAAtcgttttcttaatttatcgGATTCCTTAAATAAACTGTCTAAAACTAATAACGAAAGTGCTGCTggagatataaagaaagatgaaactGCTGCATCTTTTAATATGGAGCTTGATAACAAAAGTAAACAAGAATCTAATAGAAAAGCCATGAGTTTACCTTTGAAACCATTAAATATTTTGGATAATGATGACAAACGTAAATCAGAACCCGAATGTAATAACGAATACAATTTAttgcagaaaagaaaattagaaggCTTACAATTAACGCCTCTTATGTCTAAATTGACCTTACTTGCTGATGAACGAACCAGTGGTTTTTGCAGTAAAGAAACAACACCTAGTGAATTTCGTGATATATTTGGATTTTCTGCTGCAACGAATCAGTTATTGAAACAGAAATTAGAAGCGGTAAGTAAGGAAACagataaagagaatgaaagtaaATTGGATGAAAGTGAATGCATCGGTGCTACTAAAGATGAAAGTAATATAGTACAAATTGAATTATTCCTTTGTGGACATCAAAATATGGTCTTGGTTTTATTAATGGAAAATGGAACTGCTAACAATCCAGATTTAATACATTCTCTT TGGCAGACTTGTATCAAGACACTTGGCAGACTTGAATCTCAATTGCAACAATGTTTAGATCCCCTTCCatcaaacgaaaataaagaattatatagCATTTTGAGTGTTGATGCAGAGTGGGATACGATACATCGTTCTGGACTTTGGGGAGTTACAGAATTGGATATAGTATCATGTCTTCATGATAGATTCAAACAAGCCAGTAATCTTACTGACGTTATTGTTCG GACTGAAGATGCTGTTGTTTTTGGTAATCAATGCGGACAGATAGAAGTATTTTATCAACAAGCAGTAGCTCCAAATATATCAGGGGGTCTTCCAACACCAGCAGATTTAATGGGAACTATATCTTTAAAAGCTAAACGTAGACTTGAAAGAGACCATGGAATTGTATTACTAtaa